The proteins below are encoded in one region of Festucalex cinctus isolate MCC-2025b chromosome 2, RoL_Fcin_1.0, whole genome shotgun sequence:
- the acvr1ba gene encoding activin A receptor type 1Ba codes for MAVKHTGRALLALLGLLAVGNALRCNCTTCEKTGYECETDGACMASTYTIQGKEQHVRICINRDNLVPPGQPFYCLSAEGLLNTHCCYVDYCNSIDLKVPVPTKEDISGSGGSWGPVELVAVIAGPVFLLCVLLMVGVFLFQYHQRAYSHRQRLEVEDPSCDHLYLAKEKTLQDLIYDMSTSGSGSGLPLFVQRTVARTIVLQEIIGKGRFGEVWRGKWRGGDVAVKIFSSREERSWFREAEIYQTIMLRHENILGFIAADNKDNGTWTQLWLVSDYHEHGSLFDYLNRYSVTIEGMIKLALSAASGLAHLHMEILGTQGKPGIAHRDLKSKNILVKKNGMCAIADLGLAVRHESITDTIDIAPNQRVGTKRYMAPEVLDESINMKHFDSFKCADIYALGLVYWEIARRCNAGGVHEEYQLPYYDLVPSDPSIEEMRKVVCDQKLRPNVPNWWQSYESLRVMGKIMRECWYSNGAARLTALRIKKTLSQLSVEEDIKM; via the exons ctctTCGTTGTAACTGCACCACCTGCGAGAAGACGGGCTATGAGTGTGAGACGGATGGCGCCTGCATGGCCTCCACCTACACCATCCAGGGAAAGGAGCAGCACGTGCGCATCTGTATCAACAGGGACAACCTGGTTCCCCCCGGGCAACCCTTCTACTGTCTGAGCGCTGAGGGTCTACTCAACACTCATTGCTGCTATGTAGACTACTGCAACAGTATTGACCTGAAAGTCCCCG TGCCAACAAAGGAGGACATCTCAGGCTCGGGCGGCTCCTGGGGTCCTGTGGAGCTGGTGGCGGTCATCGCGGGGCCCGTCTTTCTGCTTTGTGTGCTGCTCATGGTGGGCGTTTTCCTGTTCCAGTATCATCAGAGGGCCTACAGTCACCGGCAGAGGTTGGAGGTGGAGGACCCGTCTTGTGACCATCTGTACTTGGCCAAGGAAAAGACCCTGCAGGACCTCATTTATGACATGTCTACCTCCGGATCAGGCTCTG GCCTGCCACTGTTTGTGCAGCGGACGGTAGCCAGAACCATCGTGCTGCAGGAAATCATAGGAAAAGGCCGCTTCGGTGAAGTCTGGCGGGGGAAGTGGCGCGGGGGGGACGTGGCGGTGAAAATCTTCTCATCCAGGGAGGAGCGCTCCTGGTTTCGAGAGGCCGAGATCTACCAGACAATCATGTTGCGCCATGAAAACATCCTGGGATTCATCGCGGCGGACAATAAAG ACAATGGCACATGGACTCAGCTGTGGCTGGTGTCGGACTATCACGAGCACGGCTCCCTTTTCGACTACCTGAACCGCTACTCGGTCACCATCGAGGGCATGATCAAGCTGGCGCTGTCGGCCGCCAGCGGTCTGGCACATCTGCACATGGAGATCCTCGGCACTCAGG GTAAGCCTGGCATCGCGCACCGTGATCTCAAGTCCAAGAACATCCTGGTGAAGAAGAACGGCATGTGCGCCATCGCTGACCTCGGCCTGGCCGTCCGCCACGAGTCCATCACCGACACGATTGATATTGCTCCCAACCAGCGCGTGGGCACGAAAAG GTACATGGCTCCAGAAGTGTTAGACGAAAGCATCAACATGAAGCATTTTGACTCCTTCAAGTGCGCCGACATTTACGCTCTGGGTCTGGTGTATTGGGAGATCGCACGCCGCTGCAATGCAGGAG GTGTCCACGAGGAGTACCAGCTGCCCTACTATGACCTGGTGCCCTCTGACCCCTCTATCGAGGAGATGAGGAAGGTGGTGTGTGACCAGAAGCTGCGGCCCAACGTGCCCAACTGGTGGCAGAGCTACGAG TCGCTGCGCGTGATGGGCAAGATCATGCGCGAGTGCTGGTACTCCAACGGCGCGGCGCGTCTGACGGCGCTGCGCATCAAGAAGACCCTGTCGCAGCTGAGCGTGGAGGAGGACATCAAGATGTGA